Proteins from a genomic interval of Epinephelus fuscoguttatus linkage group LG16, E.fuscoguttatus.final_Chr_v1:
- the ntpcr gene encoding cancer-related nucleoside-triphosphatase: MLRHVFLTGPPGVGKTTLVQKACEALVSSGVGVEGFYTEEVREGGRRIGFDVVTVTGERGHLSRVRDAAGSSHGRREYTVGQYVVDLPSFENLALPLFRNVGSADGGNRKVFVIDEIGKMELFSQSFIRAVRQTLDRSSCTILGTIPIPKGKPLGLVEEVRSRRDVKVFTVSKENRNAILQDIIAALQNCLQQTA, from the exons ATGTTAAGACACGTTTTCCTGACAGGACctccag GTGTGGGGAAAACCACTCTGGTCCAGAAAGCCTGCGAGGCTTTAGTGTCATCAGGAGTGGGAGTTGAGGGTTTTTACACAGAGGAGGTCAGAGAGGGAGGCCGGAGAATCGGCTTTGATGTAGTCACAGTGACAGGAGAGAGGGGCCACCTGTCCAGAGTCAG AGACGCTGCCGGGTCATCCCATGGCAGACGGGAATACACAGTTGGGCAGTATGTGGTTGACTTGCCTTCATTTGAAAACCTGGCTCTCCCCCTCTTCAGAAAT GTTGGGTCAGCAGATGGGGGGAACAGGAAGGTGTTTGTCATTGACGAGATCGGCAAAATGGAGCTCTTCAGCCAGTCGTTCATCAGGGCGGTGAGACAGACTTTAGACAGATCCTCTTGCACCATCCTGGGCACCATCCCCATCCCCAAGGGTAAACCACTGGGTCTCGTGGAGGAGGTGCGGAGCAGGAGGGATGTCAAGGTCTTCACT GTGTCAAAGGAAAACAGAAATGCCATTCTACAAGACATTATAGCAGCACTACAAAACTGTCTACAACAAACAGCCTGA